A part of Carettochelys insculpta isolate YL-2023 chromosome 1, ASM3395843v1, whole genome shotgun sequence genomic DNA contains:
- the SLN gene encoding sarcolipin: MDRSTQELFLNFMIVLITVLLMWILVKSYQD; the protein is encoded by the coding sequence ATGGACCGATCCACGCAAGAGCTTTTCCTCAACTTCATGATTGTCCTCATAACTGTGCTCCTCATGTGGATTCTCGTGAAATCTTATCAGGACTAA